One window of the Populus trichocarpa isolate Nisqually-1 chromosome 9, P.trichocarpa_v4.1, whole genome shotgun sequence genome contains the following:
- the LOC7496464 gene encoding uncharacterized protein LOC7496464 isoform X2 yields the protein MAVASVHNVSVLDSSFLRESQSEAVRRWGDDGRASNQTSSHLQTERELEDEHVVSHVQGRVTDRLVQCQSDGSSTDLLRVDASDSHSNDQSGSSEGGSAGESECGQWPPSPIGLENGQEDSSDLGAVERVRVRQIFQEWMDCGARECTSSISQRNSGSRAEWLGETEQERVRIIREWVQMNSRQRGACVDRREEKGAEVAGQIEQVLDGLVVNHNEGRTEHTRRGIRRLCGRQALLDMLKKAERERQSELQGLLEHRAVTKFAHRNRIQSLLRGSFLRNDRIVEDERPTSTAASELGLLRQRHTVSDLRQLSRNVNDTSSNIDVNGNRSEQIKAKNSQQVINEFYEQTESNSEENGSLGLMDSRTDIEDNNVDDASWQEITAHLEEGPRQVSDSNARDRQQLANIAFVERRDGTREEANGNQREGTNGESSQETMGNEVEENKQLLSTREVFSQQSEVDRGGSAVSLLSNHLSDLEATVNEDVNWHESAEPLEQWQNQLLESEGQHLFGASRASGEWADGVQDNIDGRQHETAANEWLENVDREGASEVWLEDGGFQETLQSWLTEPSDQEAISVGRMDPFYFSDDDNVYSMELRELLSRRSVSTLLRSGFRESLDQLVRSYVERQSHTPLEWELQETSAIPASAEQDLEQQTVDQNESQGNAVQSPSLALPSPTIPPVEQLWDQESHHYTWPQHDMHLRFGIEWDIINDLRIDMARLQQRMNNMQGMLEACMDMQLELQRSIQQEVSAALNRSSDSPGVCENSVPEDRSKWDHVRKGICCICCDGSIDSLLYRCGHMCTCSKCAHELVRSGEKCPMCRAPVIEVIHAYSIL from the exons ATGGCTGTTGCTAGTGTACACAATGTTTCTGTGCTTGATTCTTCTTTCCTTAGGGAATCTCAATCAGAGGCAGTGAGAAGATGGGGTGATGATGGGAGGGCAAGCAACCAGACATCGTCACACCTGCAAACAGAGAGGGAGCTTGAGGATGAGCATGTGGTGAGTCATGTCCAGGGGAGGGTTACTGATAGATTGGTCCAATGTCAGAGTGACGGATCGAGTACTGATCTATTGAGGGTGGATGCATCTGATAGCCACAGCAATGACCAAAGTGGGTCTTCAGAGGGTGGGAGTGCTGGGGAGAGTGAGTGTGGACAATGGCCCCCATCTCCAATTGGATTGGAGAATGGACAGGAGGATTCTTCTGATCTAGGAGCGGTTGAAAGGGTGAGGGTAAGGCAGATTTTTCAGGAATGGATGGATTGTGGTGCAAGGGAATGTACATCCAGCATTTCCCAAAGGAACAGTGGTTCTAGAGCAGAATGGCTTGGTGAAACTGAGCAGGAAAGGGTAAGAATTATAAGGGAGTGGGTACAAATGAACAGCCGGCAGAGAGGTGCTTGTGTTGATCGCAGAGAAGAAAAAGGTGCTGAAGTTGCTGGTCAAATTGAACAAGTTCTTGATGGATTGGTTGTTAACCACAATGAAGGCCGAACTGAGCATACTCGGAGGGGTATTCGCAGATTGTGTGGCAGACAGGCTTTGCTTGATATGCTTAAGAAGGCTGAGAGAGAAAGGCAAAGTGAGCTTCAAGGTTTGTTGGAGCATCGCGCTGTAACAAAATTTGCTCATCGAAACCGCATTCAG TCATTACTTCGAGGCAGTTTCTTGCGAAATGACAGAATTGTTGAAGATGAGAGACCCACATCCACAGCAGCAAGCGAATTGGGTTTATTGAGGCAAAGACATACGGTATCTGATCTCAG ACAACTAAGCAGAAATGTCAACGATACCTCATCTAACATTGACGTTAATGGTAATAGAAGTGAACAAATCAAAGCAAAAAACTCACAACAGgtcataaatgaattttatgAACAAACTGAGTCAAATTCTGAGGAAAATggtagccttgggttaatggatAGTAGAACTGATATAGAAGATAACAATGTTGATGATGCAAGTTGGCAAGAAATTACTGCTCATTTAGAAGAGGGGCCAAGACAAGTTTCAGACTCTAATGCGAGAGACAGGCAACAGTTAGCCAACATTGCATTTGTTGAAAGGAGGGATGGTACTAGAGAAGAGGCTAATGGAAACCAGCGGGAAGGTACTAATGGCGAATCATCCCAAGAAACTATGGGAAATGAAGTTGAGGAGAACAAGCAGCTGCTATCAACAAGGGAAGTATTTTCTCAGCAATCCGAGGTAGATAGAGGGGGAAGTGCTGTCTCCTTGTTATCCAATCATTTGAGTGATTTGGAAGCCACTGTAAATGAAGATGTAAATTGGCATGAATCTGCTGAACCATTAGAACAGTGGCAGAACCAACTCCTGGAAAGTGAAGGGCAGCACTTGTTTGGAGCTAGTCGAGCATCTGGAGAATGGGCAGATGGGGTTCAAGATAACATTGATGGACGTCAACATGAAACTGCTGCTAATGAATGGTTGGAAAATGTAGATAGAGAAGGGGCCTCTGAAGTTTGGCTTGAGGATGGTGGTTTTCAAGAGACTCTGCAAAGTTGGCTAACAGAGCCTTCTGACCAGGAAGCTATATCAGTTGGTAGGATggatccattttatttttctgatgatGACAATGTATACAGTATGGAGCTCAGGGAACTCTTGAGCAG GAGAAGCGTCTCTACACTTCTTCGCAGTGGTTTCCGTGAGAGTCTTGACCAATTGGTACGCTCATATGTTGAAAGGCAAAGCCATACTCCCCTAGAATGGGAACTGCAAGAAACATCAGCTATCCCCGCATCAGCAGAACAAGATCTGGAGCAGCAGACTGTGGATCAGAATGAGAGTCAGGGGAATGCTGTTCAGAGTCCTTCACTTGCTCTACCTTCCCCAACTATACCCCCTGTAGAGCAGCTCTGGGATCAGGAGTCACACCATTATACTTGGCCACAGCATGACATGCATCTGCGCTTTGGAATT GAATGGGACATCATAAATGATCTAAGGATTGACATGGCTAGGCTCCAACAAAGAATGAATAACATGCAGGGGATGCTGGAAGCCTGCATGGACATGCAGCTCGAGCTGCAACGGTCAATACAGCAAGAAGTTTCAGCTGCCCTGAATCGCTCTTCTGATTCACCAG GTGTGTGTGAGAATAGTGTTCCGGAGGATAGATCTAAATGGGATCATGTGAGGAAAGGAATTTGCTGCATATGTTGTGATGGCAGTATTGATTCTCTACTGTACAG GTGTGGGCACATGTGCACATGTTCGAAATGTGCTCATGAGTTGGTCCGAAGCGGGGAGAAATGTCCAATGTGTAGGGCACCTGTAATTGAGGTTATCCATGCCTACTCTATCTTATAA
- the LOC7496464 gene encoding uncharacterized protein LOC7496464 isoform X1, whose protein sequence is MAVASVHNVSVLDSSFLRESQSEAVRRWGDDGRASNQTSSHLQTERELEDEHVVSHVQGRVTDRLVQCQSDGSSTDLLRVDASDSHSNDQSGSSEGGSAGESECGQWPPSPIGLENGQEDSSDLGAVERVRVRQIFQEWMDCGARECTSSISQRNSGSRAEWLGETEQERVRIIREWVQMNSRQRGACVDRREEKGAEVAGQIEQVLDGLVVNHNEGRTEHTRRGIRRLCGRQALLDMLKKAERERQSELQGLLEHRAVTKFAHRNRIQSLLRGSFLRNDRIVEDERPTSTAASELGLLRQRHTVSDLREGFFSRFDHSVCRQLSRNVNDTSSNIDVNGNRSEQIKAKNSQQVINEFYEQTESNSEENGSLGLMDSRTDIEDNNVDDASWQEITAHLEEGPRQVSDSNARDRQQLANIAFVERRDGTREEANGNQREGTNGESSQETMGNEVEENKQLLSTREVFSQQSEVDRGGSAVSLLSNHLSDLEATVNEDVNWHESAEPLEQWQNQLLESEGQHLFGASRASGEWADGVQDNIDGRQHETAANEWLENVDREGASEVWLEDGGFQETLQSWLTEPSDQEAISVGRMDPFYFSDDDNVYSMELRELLSRRSVSTLLRSGFRESLDQLVRSYVERQSHTPLEWELQETSAIPASAEQDLEQQTVDQNESQGNAVQSPSLALPSPTIPPVEQLWDQESHHYTWPQHDMHLRFGIEWDIINDLRIDMARLQQRMNNMQGMLEACMDMQLELQRSIQQEVSAALNRSSDSPGVCENSVPEDRSKWDHVRKGICCICCDGSIDSLLYRCGHMCTCSKCAHELVRSGEKCPMCRAPVIEVIHAYSIL, encoded by the exons ATGGCTGTTGCTAGTGTACACAATGTTTCTGTGCTTGATTCTTCTTTCCTTAGGGAATCTCAATCAGAGGCAGTGAGAAGATGGGGTGATGATGGGAGGGCAAGCAACCAGACATCGTCACACCTGCAAACAGAGAGGGAGCTTGAGGATGAGCATGTGGTGAGTCATGTCCAGGGGAGGGTTACTGATAGATTGGTCCAATGTCAGAGTGACGGATCGAGTACTGATCTATTGAGGGTGGATGCATCTGATAGCCACAGCAATGACCAAAGTGGGTCTTCAGAGGGTGGGAGTGCTGGGGAGAGTGAGTGTGGACAATGGCCCCCATCTCCAATTGGATTGGAGAATGGACAGGAGGATTCTTCTGATCTAGGAGCGGTTGAAAGGGTGAGGGTAAGGCAGATTTTTCAGGAATGGATGGATTGTGGTGCAAGGGAATGTACATCCAGCATTTCCCAAAGGAACAGTGGTTCTAGAGCAGAATGGCTTGGTGAAACTGAGCAGGAAAGGGTAAGAATTATAAGGGAGTGGGTACAAATGAACAGCCGGCAGAGAGGTGCTTGTGTTGATCGCAGAGAAGAAAAAGGTGCTGAAGTTGCTGGTCAAATTGAACAAGTTCTTGATGGATTGGTTGTTAACCACAATGAAGGCCGAACTGAGCATACTCGGAGGGGTATTCGCAGATTGTGTGGCAGACAGGCTTTGCTTGATATGCTTAAGAAGGCTGAGAGAGAAAGGCAAAGTGAGCTTCAAGGTTTGTTGGAGCATCGCGCTGTAACAAAATTTGCTCATCGAAACCGCATTCAG TCATTACTTCGAGGCAGTTTCTTGCGAAATGACAGAATTGTTGAAGATGAGAGACCCACATCCACAGCAGCAAGCGAATTGGGTTTATTGAGGCAAAGACATACGGTATCTGATCTCAG GGAAGGATTTTTCTCAAGATTTGACCATTCTGTTTGCAGACAACTAAGCAGAAATGTCAACGATACCTCATCTAACATTGACGTTAATGGTAATAGAAGTGAACAAATCAAAGCAAAAAACTCACAACAGgtcataaatgaattttatgAACAAACTGAGTCAAATTCTGAGGAAAATggtagccttgggttaatggatAGTAGAACTGATATAGAAGATAACAATGTTGATGATGCAAGTTGGCAAGAAATTACTGCTCATTTAGAAGAGGGGCCAAGACAAGTTTCAGACTCTAATGCGAGAGACAGGCAACAGTTAGCCAACATTGCATTTGTTGAAAGGAGGGATGGTACTAGAGAAGAGGCTAATGGAAACCAGCGGGAAGGTACTAATGGCGAATCATCCCAAGAAACTATGGGAAATGAAGTTGAGGAGAACAAGCAGCTGCTATCAACAAGGGAAGTATTTTCTCAGCAATCCGAGGTAGATAGAGGGGGAAGTGCTGTCTCCTTGTTATCCAATCATTTGAGTGATTTGGAAGCCACTGTAAATGAAGATGTAAATTGGCATGAATCTGCTGAACCATTAGAACAGTGGCAGAACCAACTCCTGGAAAGTGAAGGGCAGCACTTGTTTGGAGCTAGTCGAGCATCTGGAGAATGGGCAGATGGGGTTCAAGATAACATTGATGGACGTCAACATGAAACTGCTGCTAATGAATGGTTGGAAAATGTAGATAGAGAAGGGGCCTCTGAAGTTTGGCTTGAGGATGGTGGTTTTCAAGAGACTCTGCAAAGTTGGCTAACAGAGCCTTCTGACCAGGAAGCTATATCAGTTGGTAGGATggatccattttatttttctgatgatGACAATGTATACAGTATGGAGCTCAGGGAACTCTTGAGCAG GAGAAGCGTCTCTACACTTCTTCGCAGTGGTTTCCGTGAGAGTCTTGACCAATTGGTACGCTCATATGTTGAAAGGCAAAGCCATACTCCCCTAGAATGGGAACTGCAAGAAACATCAGCTATCCCCGCATCAGCAGAACAAGATCTGGAGCAGCAGACTGTGGATCAGAATGAGAGTCAGGGGAATGCTGTTCAGAGTCCTTCACTTGCTCTACCTTCCCCAACTATACCCCCTGTAGAGCAGCTCTGGGATCAGGAGTCACACCATTATACTTGGCCACAGCATGACATGCATCTGCGCTTTGGAATT GAATGGGACATCATAAATGATCTAAGGATTGACATGGCTAGGCTCCAACAAAGAATGAATAACATGCAGGGGATGCTGGAAGCCTGCATGGACATGCAGCTCGAGCTGCAACGGTCAATACAGCAAGAAGTTTCAGCTGCCCTGAATCGCTCTTCTGATTCACCAG GTGTGTGTGAGAATAGTGTTCCGGAGGATAGATCTAAATGGGATCATGTGAGGAAAGGAATTTGCTGCATATGTTGTGATGGCAGTATTGATTCTCTACTGTACAG GTGTGGGCACATGTGCACATGTTCGAAATGTGCTCATGAGTTGGTCCGAAGCGGGGAGAAATGTCCAATGTGTAGGGCACCTGTAATTGAGGTTATCCATGCCTACTCTATCTTATAA